A region of Natribaculum luteum DNA encodes the following proteins:
- the pstC gene encoding phosphate ABC transporter permease subunit PstC has product MSTTDLSRDGVRSARGTAMRILFALCAFLSILTTVAIVLTLLLDAVDFFAAVSPLEFLTGTKWSPTNEPVAFGVLPLISGTLIVTFGSAAIALPIGLLTAIYLSEYASDRRRAYLKPALEVLASVPTVIYGYFALVYVTPVLDTFLPLSTFNALSASIMVGIMIIPMVSSISEDAMSAVPDSLRQASYGLGATKFTVSTSVVVPAALSGIFSSFILALSRAIGETMIVAIAAGQTPRMVDLTDPAGLFLDSIQTMTAAMVQIGASDVVGQSTAYKGLFAVGLTLFVITFAMNLVSEWVASRYREVYR; this is encoded by the coding sequence ATGAGCACGACCGACCTCTCTCGCGACGGGGTTCGATCAGCCCGCGGAACTGCCATGCGAATCCTGTTCGCGCTGTGTGCGTTCCTGTCGATTCTCACGACTGTTGCGATCGTCCTGACGCTGTTGCTCGACGCGGTCGACTTCTTCGCTGCCGTCTCCCCGCTCGAGTTTCTCACCGGAACCAAGTGGAGTCCGACGAACGAACCCGTCGCGTTCGGCGTATTACCGCTGATCTCCGGCACGTTGATCGTCACGTTCGGCTCCGCGGCGATTGCGCTTCCGATCGGCCTGCTGACGGCAATCTACCTCAGCGAATACGCCTCCGACCGACGACGGGCGTACCTCAAACCCGCACTCGAGGTGCTCGCCAGCGTGCCGACAGTGATCTACGGCTACTTCGCGCTGGTGTACGTCACGCCGGTGCTCGATACGTTCCTGCCGCTGTCGACGTTCAACGCGCTGTCGGCGTCGATCATGGTCGGGATCATGATCATCCCGATGGTCTCGTCGATCAGCGAGGACGCGATGAGCGCGGTGCCGGACTCGCTTCGACAGGCGAGTTACGGACTGGGCGCGACGAAGTTTACCGTCTCGACGTCCGTGGTCGTGCCGGCGGCGCTGTCGGGCATCTTCTCGTCGTTCATCCTCGCACTCTCGCGAGCGATCGGTGAGACGATGATCGTCGCCATCGCGGCCGGGCAGACGCCCCGGATGGTCGATCTGACCGATCCGGCCGGTCTGTTTCTGGACTCCATCCAGACGATGACCGCCGCGATGGTTCAGATCGGCGCGAGCGACGTCGTCGGCCAGTCCACCGCCTACAAGGGTCTCTTCGCGGTCGGACTGACGCTGTTCGTGATCACGTTCGCGATGAACCTCGTGAGTGAGTGGGTTGCCTCGCGGTACAGGGAGGTGTATCGCTGA
- a CDS encoding phosphate uptake regulator PhoU, translated as METRKVQVTGGSTYTVSLPKSWATDNDVSAGTTVEFYPEDDSLLLTPQSETHRQKGTLDVSNLEGDRLTRAVMTMYVSGFDVIALEASRITTDQRRAIRSATQSLVGVEVLEETTDSVVIQDLLDSSELSIVNAVTRMRLIAQSMLEDAVTALIENDDDIAHDVIERDDDVDRLWLVVSRIFRATLRSPRAAEELGVPREDCFDYHSSARQLERVADHAVKISKLALKLEEIPEEVADALEVLHQDAFDILEKSMDALFAEESEEANRLGHAARESVLEIDQHTRTIDDMLRDLDPIQAQSLGLIVDSLSRSADYGGNIAETALQKAAPRP; from the coding sequence ATGGAGACGCGCAAGGTCCAGGTAACTGGAGGATCGACGTACACCGTCTCGCTCCCCAAGTCCTGGGCGACCGACAACGACGTCAGCGCAGGAACCACGGTCGAGTTCTACCCCGAAGACGACTCGTTGCTCCTGACTCCCCAGAGTGAGACGCACCGACAGAAGGGGACCCTCGACGTGTCGAACCTCGAGGGCGATCGGCTCACTCGTGCGGTCATGACGATGTACGTCAGCGGCTTCGACGTCATCGCACTCGAGGCGAGCCGGATCACGACCGATCAGCGGCGGGCGATCCGCAGCGCCACGCAGAGTCTCGTCGGCGTCGAAGTTCTGGAGGAGACGACCGACAGCGTCGTCATCCAGGACCTGCTCGACTCCTCCGAACTCTCGATCGTCAACGCCGTCACGCGCATGCGCCTGATCGCCCAGTCGATGCTCGAGGACGCCGTCACGGCGCTCATCGAGAACGACGACGACATCGCACACGACGTCATCGAGCGCGACGACGACGTCGACCGCCTCTGGCTCGTCGTCTCGCGGATCTTCCGGGCGACCCTGCGGTCGCCCCGAGCCGCCGAGGAACTCGGCGTTCCGCGGGAGGACTGTTTCGACTACCACTCCAGCGCTCGCCAGCTCGAGCGCGTCGCCGACCACGCCGTCAAGATCAGCAAGCTCGCGCTCAAACTCGAGGAGATCCCCGAGGAGGTCGCAGACGCCCTCGAGGTGCTTCACCAGGACGCCTTCGACATCCTCGAGAAGTCCATGGACGCGCTGTTCGCCGAGGAGAGCGAGGAGGCAAACCGGCTCGGGCACGCCGCCCGCGAGTCGGTCCTCGAGATCGACCAGCACACGCGAACGATCGACGACATGCTTCGCGACCTAGATCCCATCCAGGCGCAGTCGCTCGGCCTGATCGTCGACTCGCTGTCCCGCAGTGCAGACTACGGGGGCAACATCGCCGAGACGGCGCTGCAGAAGGCCGCTCCGCGTCCCTGA
- a CDS encoding PstS family phosphate ABC transporter substrate-binding protein encodes MPDNQFGRTVDAVSRRKFLAAAGSVGAVAIAGCAENEASDGDDGLSGEVVVKGSSTVYPISVQMQERFMEQHPNVNVTVDSTGSGGGFQNHFCPGDSDINGASRPIKSEEQDLCAENDVTPIEMNVAGDALTVAVSPDNDWVDCMSFDELAQIWQEGGAETWSDVNSDWPDEEFVLYGPDTTSGTFDWFTENVIGEAGNHRTDYEPTEDDNIIIEGLENDPYAIGYFGYAYYAENEDRVKALSVKEDDSSECGEPGLQAAKEGTYPMARPLYIYPSEESVQREEVYEFVKFYLENSSADWIADEVGYVPSSQDQVDENMSKLDEAAGN; translated from the coding sequence ATGCCCGACAACCAGTTCGGCCGGACGGTCGACGCAGTATCGCGACGGAAATTCCTCGCTGCGGCCGGATCCGTGGGAGCGGTGGCGATCGCCGGCTGTGCCGAGAACGAGGCAAGCGACGGCGACGACGGACTCTCGGGCGAGGTCGTCGTCAAGGGGAGCAGTACGGTCTACCCGATCTCCGTCCAGATGCAAGAGCGGTTCATGGAGCAACACCCGAACGTGAACGTCACCGTCGACTCGACCGGCAGCGGTGGCGGCTTCCAGAACCACTTCTGTCCCGGTGATTCGGACATCAACGGCGCGTCCCGTCCGATCAAGTCCGAAGAGCAAGACCTCTGTGCCGAAAACGACGTCACGCCGATCGAGATGAACGTCGCGGGCGACGCGCTCACTGTGGCGGTCAGTCCCGACAACGACTGGGTCGACTGCATGTCCTTCGACGAACTGGCCCAGATCTGGCAGGAAGGCGGTGCCGAGACGTGGTCGGACGTCAACTCCGACTGGCCCGACGAGGAATTCGTCCTTTACGGCCCCGACACGACCTCGGGGACGTTCGACTGGTTCACCGAGAACGTCATCGGCGAGGCCGGCAACCACCGCACCGACTACGAACCCACCGAGGACGACAACATCATCATCGAGGGCCTCGAGAACGACCCGTACGCCATCGGCTACTTCGGCTACGCCTACTACGCCGAGAACGAGGACCGCGTGAAGGCGCTCTCGGTCAAAGAAGACGACAGCAGCGAGTGTGGCGAGCCGGGCCTACAGGCTGCCAAGGAGGGAACCTACCCGATGGCCCGACCGCTGTACATCTACCCGTCCGAGGAGTCCGTCCAGCGCGAGGAAGTCTACGAATTTGTGAAGTTCTACCTCGAGAACTCCAGTGCCGACTGGATCGCCGACGAGGTCGGTTACGTCCCGTCGAGCCAGGACCAGGTCGACGAGAACATGAGCAAACTCGACGAAGCGGCGGGCAACTAA
- the pstA gene encoding phosphate ABC transporter permease PstA, with the protein MATTDESTGSWFGADGQVSQVRGLLFKLSCLGATLLALGLVLVFLLYVFNDAVQPLTADTGWLLTFVVTLVLPAVAVGSYYYTRDTRAGEVAYTALGLPVATTLLAGGVVITFEHIVSPHAWFALALSATVAFGLVELHARTRTAGALERLAVVVLVPLLALVGVPGIAVDFPVETPLLGQELFRLSFAIPELVPSLREVILALPVLPTASLSLLLTFTLPISAAAAWHVRRVRESDRDGAIAGGATIVAAGLGLVAAPLVDLSATTWVVLATVVALPVGLYVESVVRRDVGVSGLAFPVVVAAGALLGAFLVDALGFAGPDLWLDWGFLTSPASTTPRDAGIYPALVGSVMMLVVVAVAAFPVGVGAAVYLEEYAPNDELLGSIVDLIEINIANLAGVPSVVYGVLGLTLFVRTAGMQAGIVMVGGLTIGLLILPIVIVSAQEAIRGVPDSLRQASYGMGATKWQTVRNVVLPRALPGIMTGTILAFGRAIGETAPLLMIGAAAVVRIPPDTFFSLFSAMPRQIFAWSKEIETEFRYGVLAAGVVTLLIVMLMMNASAILVRNKYQRQN; encoded by the coding sequence ATGGCGACGACCGACGAATCGACCGGAAGCTGGTTCGGCGCAGATGGACAGGTCAGCCAGGTTCGCGGACTGTTGTTCAAACTCAGCTGCCTCGGTGCGACGCTGCTCGCGCTCGGACTCGTGCTCGTGTTCCTGCTGTACGTCTTCAACGACGCGGTCCAGCCGCTGACGGCCGATACGGGCTGGCTCCTCACGTTCGTCGTGACGCTCGTCTTGCCCGCCGTCGCCGTCGGCAGCTACTACTACACGCGTGACACTCGAGCGGGTGAGGTCGCGTACACGGCGCTTGGCCTTCCGGTCGCGACGACCCTGCTCGCCGGCGGCGTCGTGATCACCTTCGAACACATCGTCTCGCCGCACGCGTGGTTCGCACTCGCGCTCTCGGCTACCGTCGCGTTCGGGCTGGTCGAACTCCACGCACGAACGCGAACTGCCGGCGCACTCGAGCGACTCGCGGTCGTGGTTCTCGTCCCCCTGCTCGCGCTCGTCGGCGTTCCCGGGATCGCCGTCGACTTCCCGGTCGAGACGCCGCTTCTCGGACAGGAACTGTTCCGGCTGTCGTTTGCGATCCCGGAACTCGTTCCGAGTCTCCGGGAGGTGATCCTCGCACTACCGGTCCTGCCGACGGCGTCGCTCTCGCTTCTGCTGACGTTTACGCTGCCGATCTCGGCGGCGGCCGCCTGGCACGTCCGGCGCGTGCGAGAGAGCGACCGCGATGGGGCGATCGCCGGTGGCGCGACGATCGTCGCCGCCGGACTCGGACTCGTCGCCGCACCGCTCGTCGACCTCTCGGCGACGACGTGGGTCGTCCTCGCGACGGTCGTCGCCCTTCCCGTCGGACTGTACGTGGAGTCGGTCGTCAGACGCGACGTGGGCGTCTCCGGACTGGCGTTTCCCGTCGTGGTCGCGGCCGGCGCACTCCTCGGTGCGTTCCTCGTCGATGCGCTCGGCTTCGCCGGGCCGGACCTCTGGCTCGACTGGGGCTTCCTGACGAGTCCCGCCAGTACGACGCCCAGGGACGCCGGTATCTACCCCGCGCTCGTCGGATCGGTGATGATGCTCGTCGTCGTCGCCGTCGCGGCGTTCCCCGTCGGCGTCGGGGCCGCGGTCTACCTGGAGGAGTACGCACCGAACGACGAACTGCTCGGCTCGATCGTCGACCTCATCGAGATCAACATCGCGAATCTCGCGGGCGTCCCCTCGGTCGTCTACGGCGTTCTCGGTCTCACGCTGTTCGTCCGGACCGCCGGGATGCAGGCCGGGATCGTCATGGTCGGCGGTCTCACGATCGGGCTGCTCATCCTCCCGATCGTCATCGTCTCCGCCCAGGAGGCGATCCGTGGCGTCCCGGACTCGCTCCGGCAGGCCAGCTACGGAATGGGTGCGACGAAGTGGCAGACGGTCCGAAACGTCGTGCTTCCGCGGGCGCTGCCGGGAATCATGACCGGAACGATCCTCGCGTTCGGCCGTGCGATCGGCGAGACGGCACCGCTTCTGATGATCGGTGCCGCAGCGGTCGTCCGCATACCACCGGACACGTTCTTCAGCCTGTTCAGCGCGATGCCCCGGCAGATCTTCGCCTGGTCGAAAGAGATCGAGACCGAGTTCCGGTACGGCGTGCTCGCGGCCGGCGTCGTGACGCTGCTGATCGTCATGCTGATGATGAACGCGAGTGCGATCCTCGTTCGCAACAAGTACCAGCGACAGAACTAA
- the pstC gene encoding phosphate ABC transporter permease subunit PstC, which translates to MGNESFDADLTRSAHGQIAKERLYHWLLFFCAALTVFVTVSIVVTLAVDAVAFFRQVDALSFFTGTEWESSRGTFGVLPLVTATLVVTAVSAIVAIPIGTAAAVYLSEYASDRMRSVLKPALEILAGIPTVVYGYLALVYLTPWLRKGGLDLSMFNLLSASIMVGIMIIPMVSSISEDAMSAVPDSLREAGYGLGATKFEVSTGVVIPAAVSGIFSSYILALSRAIGETMIVVMAGGMQARMLDLTNPFANLFNSGQTMTAAMVHAVTSDATGGTPEFYSMFAIGLTLFFVTFSMNLLSNRIAARYREEYQ; encoded by the coding sequence ATGGGTAACGAATCATTCGACGCCGATCTCACACGGTCGGCACACGGGCAAATTGCGAAAGAGCGGCTGTATCACTGGCTGCTGTTTTTCTGTGCGGCGCTGACCGTGTTCGTCACGGTCAGCATCGTCGTCACCCTGGCAGTAGACGCGGTCGCGTTCTTTAGACAGGTCGACGCGCTCTCGTTTTTCACCGGCACGGAGTGGGAGTCGAGTCGGGGCACCTTCGGCGTCCTGCCGCTGGTGACCGCGACGCTCGTCGTCACAGCCGTCTCGGCGATCGTCGCGATTCCCATCGGAACCGCGGCTGCGGTCTACCTGAGCGAGTACGCGAGCGACCGGATGCGGTCGGTCCTGAAACCGGCCCTCGAGATCCTCGCTGGCATCCCCACGGTCGTGTACGGCTACCTCGCACTGGTCTATCTCACACCGTGGCTCCGAAAGGGAGGGCTCGATCTGAGCATGTTCAACCTGCTTTCCGCGTCGATCATGGTCGGGATCATGATCATCCCGATGGTCTCCTCGATCAGCGAGGACGCGATGAGCGCGGTCCCGGACTCGCTTCGGGAGGCCGGCTACGGCCTCGGTGCGACGAAGTTCGAGGTCTCGACGGGCGTCGTCATCCCTGCTGCCGTCTCCGGCATCTTCTCGTCGTACATCCTGGCGCTCTCCCGAGCGATCGGCGAGACGATGATCGTCGTGATGGCGGGTGGGATGCAAGCACGGATGCTCGATCTCACGAACCCGTTCGCGAACCTGTTCAACTCCGGGCAGACGATGACCGCCGCGATGGTCCACGCCGTCACGAGCGACGCGACCGGCGGCACGCCGGAGTTCTACTCGATGTTCGCGATCGGGTTGACGCTGTTTTTCGTCACGTTCTCGATGAACCTGCTCAGCAATCGCATCGCGGCACGCTACCGGGAGGAGTACCAATGA
- the phoU gene encoding phosphate signaling complex protein PhoU, with protein MSRPAYQKRLKRLRDAVVAMGDLVVTQLETALSTLFSDDSSHARAVVDRDDEVNRRYLELERECLELIALYQPVASDLRFVVAAFKIVTDLERVGDLAANLAAYALRSRSDEMADLDLERLGALALELLEDAVEAFVTDDADAPFVLARRDDELDERCHAVHERIVCRLLERVDDCDSASDDAVADVSRPLLVVRDIERIGDHAVNVAARTLYALEGDETLLE; from the coding sequence ATGAGCCGACCGGCGTACCAGAAGCGTCTCAAGCGGCTTCGCGACGCCGTCGTCGCCATGGGTGATCTCGTCGTCACGCAACTCGAGACAGCCCTTTCGACACTGTTTTCCGACGATTCGAGCCACGCCCGGGCCGTCGTCGACCGCGACGACGAGGTCAACCGCCGGTACCTCGAACTCGAGCGGGAGTGTCTCGAGTTGATCGCGCTCTACCAGCCGGTCGCGAGCGACCTGCGGTTCGTCGTCGCCGCGTTCAAGATCGTCACCGACCTCGAGCGGGTGGGCGACCTCGCTGCCAACCTCGCCGCGTACGCGCTTCGATCGCGCTCCGACGAGATGGCCGATCTCGACCTCGAACGGCTCGGCGCCCTCGCTCTCGAACTGCTCGAGGACGCCGTCGAGGCGTTCGTCACCGACGACGCCGACGCTCCTTTCGTGCTCGCCCGCCGCGACGACGAACTCGACGAACGGTGTCACGCGGTCCACGAGCGGATCGTCTGTCGACTGCTCGAGCGCGTCGACGACTGCGACTCGGCGTCCGACGACGCCGTCGCGGACGTCTCGCGGCCGCTGCTGGTCGTCCGGGACATAGAACGCATCGGCGACCACGCGGTTAACGTCGCGGCGCGAACGCTGTACGCCCTCGAGGGAGACGAGACGCTCCTCGAGTGA
- a CDS encoding PadR family transcriptional regulator encodes MDDLTGFQRDLLYVIAGSDQPSGQEIKGEAETYYDSEINHGRLYPNLDTLVNKALVEKGQLDRRTNYYAITDEGEECLRERREWTSQYVDY; translated from the coding sequence GTGGACGACCTGACCGGTTTTCAGCGCGACTTGCTGTACGTCATCGCGGGCTCCGACCAGCCCTCTGGCCAGGAGATCAAAGGCGAAGCCGAGACGTACTACGACTCCGAGATCAATCACGGGCGGCTCTATCCAAATCTCGACACGCTCGTGAACAAGGCCCTCGTCGAGAAGGGTCAACTCGACAGACGGACGAATTACTACGCGATCACCGACGAGGGTGAGGAGTGTCTTCGCGAACGGCGCGAGTGGACCTCCCAGTACGTCGATTACTAG
- a CDS encoding PstS family phosphate ABC transporter substrate-binding protein, translating to MSKDSTGPPPSGLNRRDFLAATGIAAAAGLSGCVGTVAQEGREVNIAGSSTVFPVTEAVASAFTQRRDDVTVSVSQTGTGGGFSNFFCPGMTDINNASREVADVELENCGENGITPIEFTVATDALTVVVNPEADWIDSLTVEQLREIWRVDGAERWSDIDDDWPDEEFELYGAATTSGTFDYFNEAIIGEEANHTNDYHATERDRTIVQGVQGSQYAIGYFGFAYYSENPDQIKAVAIDDGGGPVEPSIETAMEGEYTPLSRPLFVYVSDQALPEPEVQDFVRFYMEQAATDLVSEVGYVPITEDKRDENIERLEAEIDEVTS from the coding sequence ATGTCGAAAGACTCCACTGGTCCCCCGCCGTCAGGGCTCAATCGGCGGGATTTTCTGGCCGCGACGGGCATCGCGGCCGCTGCTGGGTTATCCGGGTGCGTCGGAACGGTCGCCCAGGAGGGCAGAGAGGTGAACATTGCAGGGAGTAGTACGGTCTTTCCCGTAACCGAAGCAGTCGCGTCGGCGTTCACGCAGCGTCGAGATGACGTGACCGTCTCCGTCAGCCAGACGGGCACCGGCGGGGGGTTCTCGAACTTCTTCTGTCCGGGAATGACCGACATCAACAACGCCAGCCGAGAGGTCGCCGACGTTGAACTCGAGAACTGCGGCGAAAACGGAATCACGCCCATCGAGTTTACGGTCGCGACCGACGCGCTCACGGTCGTCGTCAACCCCGAGGCCGACTGGATCGATTCGTTGACTGTCGAACAGCTCCGGGAGATTTGGCGCGTCGACGGTGCCGAACGCTGGAGCGACATCGACGACGACTGGCCGGACGAGGAGTTCGAACTCTACGGCGCGGCCACGACGTCGGGGACGTTCGACTACTTCAACGAGGCGATCATCGGCGAGGAGGCGAACCACACCAACGACTACCACGCCACCGAGCGCGACCGGACGATCGTTCAGGGCGTCCAGGGCTCGCAGTACGCGATCGGGTACTTCGGCTTCGCCTACTACAGCGAGAATCCAGATCAGATCAAGGCCGTCGCGATCGACGACGGCGGCGGTCCCGTCGAGCCGTCGATCGAGACCGCGATGGAAGGCGAGTACACGCCGCTGTCGCGCCCGCTTTTCGTCTACGTCTCCGACCAGGCGCTGCCGGAACCCGAAGTTCAGGACTTCGTCCGGTTCTACATGGAGCAGGCGGCGACGGATCTGGTCTCCGAGGTCGGCTACGTCCCGATCACGGAAGACAAGCGAGACGAGAACATCGAACGACTCGAGGCCGAAATCGACGAGGTAACGTCATGA
- the pstB gene encoding phosphate ABC transporter ATP-binding protein PstB: protein MTQEPMTSSETEQTDDQNATPTPGTDGLTDRTDDWSGEQPTDDRAILEARDLDVYYGDEQALQSVDIEIPEKRVTAVIGPSGCGKSTFLRCINRMNDLVDAARVEGELLFDGKNVYDDDVDPVALRRKIGMVFQSPNPFPKSIYDNVAYGLEVQGKTDNVDEKVHRALERAALLDEVEGRLDESGLELSGGQQQRLCIARAIAPDPEVLLMDEPASALDPVATSQIEDLIEELAEDYTVVIVTHNMQQAARISDKTAVFLTGGELAEFGDTARIFENPESQRVEDYITGKFG, encoded by the coding sequence ATGACACAAGAGCCTATGACCTCCTCGGAGACAGAACAGACCGACGACCAGAACGCGACGCCGACGCCGGGCACCGACGGACTCACCGACAGAACCGACGACTGGAGCGGCGAGCAGCCGACCGACGACCGGGCGATCCTCGAGGCGCGAGACCTCGACGTCTACTACGGCGACGAACAGGCGCTCCAGAGCGTCGACATCGAGATTCCCGAAAAGCGCGTCACCGCCGTCATCGGCCCGTCGGGCTGTGGGAAGTCGACGTTCCTCCGGTGTATCAACCGGATGAACGATCTCGTCGACGCAGCCCGCGTCGAAGGCGAGTTGCTGTTCGACGGCAAGAACGTCTACGACGACGACGTCGACCCGGTTGCCCTGCGCCGAAAGATCGGGATGGTGTTCCAGTCGCCGAACCCGTTCCCGAAGTCGATCTACGACAACGTCGCCTACGGCCTCGAGGTCCAGGGCAAGACCGACAACGTCGACGAGAAAGTCCACCGTGCACTCGAGCGTGCGGCCCTGCTCGACGAGGTCGAGGGTCGACTCGACGAGTCGGGCCTCGAACTGTCGGGAGGTCAACAGCAGCGACTCTGCATCGCGCGAGCGATCGCTCCCGACCCGGAGGTCCTGCTAATGGACGAACCGGCCTCGGCGCTCGACCCCGTCGCGACCTCACAGATCGAGGACCTGATCGAGGAGTTAGCCGAAGATTACACGGTCGTAATCGTCACGCACAACATGCAACAGGCCGCGCGGATCTCCGACAAGACCGCGGTGTTCCTCACTGGCGGCGAACTCGCCGAATTCGGCGACACCGCCAGGATCTTCGAGAACCCCGAGAGCCAGCGCGTCGAAGACTACATCACCGGCAAGTTCGGGTGA
- the pstA gene encoding phosphate ABC transporter permease PstA, with protein MSVETGRDEPDGESAFGTVSRTKDVAFRYVALVATLVGIVSLALLLANVAADAVGWLDWQFLTSPPHPNPFEAGIFPALVGSIALMLLIALITFPLGVGAAIYLEEYASDGLLTRFIQINIANLAGVPSVVYGLLGLGLFVGLLNLGFGTLLVAGFTISLLILPIVIITSQEAIRAVPDSQRQASYGMGATKWQTIRNVVLPRAMPGILTGTILALGRAIGETAPLIMIGAPTTVFGVPNSLFSKISAMPMQIYTWAQYPETEFQYGVVAAAAVTLLVVFLAINSIAILIRNRYQQRTEQ; from the coding sequence ATGTCGGTCGAAACCGGACGCGACGAGCCGGACGGCGAATCGGCCTTCGGCACAGTCAGCCGAACCAAGGACGTGGCGTTTCGGTACGTGGCCCTCGTCGCGACGCTCGTCGGGATCGTTTCGCTGGCCCTGTTGCTTGCGAACGTGGCCGCCGACGCCGTCGGCTGGCTCGACTGGCAGTTCCTCACCAGCCCGCCCCACCCGAACCCCTTCGAGGCCGGCATCTTCCCGGCGCTCGTCGGGTCGATCGCGCTCATGCTCCTGATCGCGCTGATCACGTTCCCGCTTGGTGTCGGCGCAGCGATCTACTTAGAAGAGTACGCGAGCGACGGACTCCTCACGCGATTCATCCAGATCAACATCGCGAACCTCGCGGGCGTCCCCTCGGTCGTCTACGGCTTGCTCGGACTGGGGCTGTTCGTGGGCCTCCTGAACCTCGGGTTCGGGACACTCCTCGTGGCGGGCTTTACCATCTCGTTGCTCATCCTGCCGATCGTGATCATCACCTCACAGGAGGCGATCAGGGCAGTTCCAGACTCCCAGCGGCAGGCGAGCTACGGGATGGGCGCGACGAAGTGGCAGACGATCCGGAACGTCGTGCTCCCGCGGGCGATGCCGGGGATCCTGACCGGAACGATCCTCGCGCTCGGACGGGCGATCGGCGAGACCGCCCCCCTGATCATGATCGGTGCGCCGACGACCGTCTTCGGCGTTCCCAACAGCCTGTTCAGCAAAATCAGCGCCATGCCCATGCAGATCTACACCTGGGCACAGTACCCTGAAACGGAGTTCCAGTACGGCGTCGTCGCTGCCGCCGCCGTGACGCTCCTCGTGGTCTTCCTGGCGATCAACTCGATCGCGATTCTCATCCGGAACAGATATCAGCAGCGGACTGAACAATGA
- the pstB gene encoding phosphate ABC transporter ATP-binding protein PstB — translation MTRDTPLETDGNDPRADGSGTAVADSAAQTDSSDESLLDSSFDVEDRSHASEDTDAIVEARDIDVYYGDEQALQSVDVAIPEKRVTAMIGPSGCGKSTFLRSINRMNDLIDAARVEGELLFDGKNVYDDDVDPVALRRKIGMVFQSPNPFPKSIYDNVAYGLEVQGKTDDVDEKVHRALERAALLDEVEGRLDESGLELSGGQQQRLCIARAIAPDPEVLLMDEPASALDPVATSKVEDLIEELAEDYTVVIVTHNMQQAARISDKTAVFLTGGELVEFDDTTKIFENPESQRVEDYITGKFG, via the coding sequence ATGACACGAGATACCCCACTCGAGACGGACGGCAACGATCCGCGAGCCGACGGCAGCGGAACCGCCGTCGCCGATTCGGCGGCACAGACGGACAGTTCGGACGAATCACTGCTCGACTCGTCGTTCGACGTCGAGGATCGATCGCACGCGTCTGAAGACACCGACGCCATCGTCGAGGCTCGCGACATCGACGTCTACTACGGCGACGAGCAGGCGCTCCAGAGCGTCGACGTCGCGATTCCCGAAAAACGCGTGACGGCGATGATCGGCCCGTCGGGCTGTGGAAAGTCGACGTTCCTCCGTTCGATCAACCGGATGAACGACCTCATCGACGCGGCGCGCGTCGAAGGCGAGTTGCTGTTCGACGGCAAGAACGTCTACGACGACGACGTCGACCCGGTCGCCTTGCGCCGGAAGATCGGGATGGTGTTCCAGTCGCCGAACCCGTTCCCGAAGTCGATCTACGACAACGTCGCCTACGGCCTCGAGGTCCAGGGCAAGACCGACGACGTCGACGAGAAGGTCCACCGCGCACTCGAGCGTGCGGCCCTGCTCGACGAGGTCGAGGGTCGACTCGACGAGTCGGGCCTCGAACTGTCGGGAGGTCAACAGCAGCGACTCTGCATCGCGCGAGCGATCGCTCCCGACCCGGAGGTCCTGCTAATGGACGAACCGGCCTCGGCGCTCGACCCCGTCGCGACGTCGAAAGTCGAGGACCTGATCGAGGAACTGGCCGAAGATTACACGGTCGTAATCGTCACGCACAACATGCAACAGGCCGCGCGGATCTCCGACAAGACCGCGGTGTTCCTCACCGGCGGCGAGCTCGTCGAGTTCGACGACACCACAAAAATCTTCGAGAACCCCGAGAGCCAGCGCGTCGAAGACTACATCACCGGCAAGTTCGGGTGA